Proteins encoded in a region of the Nitrospira sp. genome:
- a CDS encoding DUF58 domain-containing protein — MEGRSVPGVYVSLHELMAFEFKAAGLSLLPRRRSGSVLAGRHAFRVRGRGLNFEEIRDYFPGDDIRTIDWKVTMRLGTPHVRAYSEERDRPALFIVDQRLSMFFGSRRALKSVTAAHLTALGAWMVFRAGDRVGGIVFNDDEIHRFRPHRSRSRIEAIFAAVVVMNQSLHADSSVQPNQAQLDRALEEALALAGHDHLIMIASDFAGAGERTQQLLRQLAAHNDVIAALVFDPLAQTGHQGGRIVVTEGRLQIELNLGERTVREPIETFSTGRLRQVAELLRRSGVPLMMVNTADDVVNQVRHLLGHRTRP; from the coding sequence ATGGAAGGACGATCTGTTCCCGGCGTCTATGTGTCGCTCCACGAGCTGATGGCGTTCGAGTTCAAGGCCGCCGGTCTGTCGTTGTTGCCTCGACGGCGGAGCGGGAGCGTCCTTGCCGGACGTCATGCATTCAGAGTGCGCGGCCGTGGGCTCAATTTCGAGGAGATCCGCGACTATTTCCCCGGCGACGACATTCGCACGATCGATTGGAAAGTGACCATGCGATTGGGCACGCCGCACGTGCGGGCCTACAGCGAAGAGCGAGATCGACCGGCCCTGTTCATCGTCGATCAACGACTGTCGATGTTCTTTGGGTCGCGGCGCGCATTGAAATCGGTAACAGCGGCTCACCTGACCGCACTGGGCGCCTGGATGGTCTTCCGCGCCGGCGATCGGGTCGGTGGGATCGTCTTTAACGACGACGAAATTCATAGATTCCGTCCACACCGCAGCCGCAGTCGGATAGAAGCGATCTTCGCCGCTGTGGTCGTCATGAATCAATCGCTTCACGCCGACAGTTCCGTGCAGCCGAACCAGGCCCAGCTCGACCGGGCCCTCGAAGAAGCTCTCGCGCTTGCCGGCCACGATCATTTGATCATGATCGCGAGCGACTTTGCGGGCGCGGGCGAGCGGACGCAACAGTTGCTGCGGCAGCTTGCCGCTCACAATGATGTCATTGCGGCGCTGGTTTTCGATCCGCTGGCCCAAACGGGACATCAGGGTGGACGAATCGTGGTGACTGAAGGCCGGCTTCAGATCGAGTTGAACCTTGGCGAGAGAACAGTCCGGGAACCGATCGAAACCTTTTCGACCGGCCGGCTGCGTCAGGTTGCAGAATTGCTTCGTCGCAGCGGCGTGCCGCTCATGATGGTCAACACGGCGGACGATGTCGTCAATCAGGTGCGGCACCTGCTCGGCCACCGTACGCGGCCTTAA
- a CDS encoding VWA domain-containing protein: protein MRFDTFHFLRPLWLLCIPAALWLVWIWQRHTDQRRQWAGIIAPHLLDHLIIGAKQGFRLRPMHMITVAVILAGIAAAGPVWEREPPPFTEDKAPMVVAIDLSRTMDAVDVPPTRLERAKQKVRDLAALRSGSRTGLVVYAGTAHLVLPPTEDPALLEIFLAALETDLMPVAGRNAVAALALADRLLEKESAAGTVLFITDAFDDAQIPLLSEHQRKSRDQILALAVGTSQGGPIRSQNGRVALDARGVPVQARFDRETFTRMSSEADMPVMSVTLDEADVEWVQRKALHYLQVVNERTAEVRWKEFGYYGTFPLVLLAALWFRRGWTVRWMGVIALAILMGVTGPGYANAQEASSTKSEAPNLNEIPNHANEIPNHKSQISNRGLEFGAWILELVESWFLTLDQQGRWYFDQGDYSTAAERFNDPMWKGLAYYRSGDYATALTQFARLDTPEAFFLMGNCYARMKEFPAAVGAYDHALKGRPAFREAIQNRTLVASLIPKKSHDDQGEADPNLDPDDIKFDKKGKRGKYGAVPQVKVKPEQMAELWMRNLKVSPADFLREKFRVQAEELKRPQDRL, encoded by the coding sequence TTGAGATTTGACACTTTCCATTTTCTGCGTCCCTTGTGGCTGCTCTGTATCCCGGCTGCCTTGTGGCTTGTCTGGATCTGGCAGAGGCATACAGACCAGCGCCGACAATGGGCCGGCATCATCGCGCCGCATCTGCTCGATCATCTCATTATTGGAGCTAAGCAGGGGTTTCGGTTGCGCCCGATGCATATGATCACCGTGGCGGTCATCCTTGCAGGCATCGCGGCAGCCGGGCCTGTTTGGGAGAGAGAACCGCCGCCATTCACCGAGGACAAGGCTCCGATGGTCGTGGCAATCGACCTCTCGCGCACGATGGATGCCGTCGATGTCCCGCCGACGAGGCTTGAACGGGCAAAGCAAAAGGTGCGTGATCTTGCCGCACTGCGATCCGGATCACGGACGGGACTGGTCGTCTATGCGGGGACGGCGCATCTCGTGCTGCCTCCGACCGAAGATCCCGCGCTCCTGGAGATTTTCCTTGCCGCACTCGAAACGGATCTGATGCCGGTAGCGGGAAGAAATGCTGTGGCAGCGTTGGCCCTGGCCGACCGTCTCCTGGAAAAGGAATCGGCTGCCGGAACGGTGCTCTTCATCACAGATGCATTCGACGATGCACAGATCCCGTTACTTTCCGAGCATCAACGGAAATCGCGGGATCAAATACTCGCACTCGCTGTGGGGACATCCCAAGGCGGACCCATTCGAAGCCAGAACGGAAGGGTCGCCCTCGATGCTCGTGGAGTGCCGGTGCAGGCGCGTTTCGACCGCGAGACCTTCACACGAATGAGTTCCGAGGCGGACATGCCGGTGATGAGCGTGACATTGGACGAAGCCGATGTCGAATGGGTCCAGCGCAAGGCCCTGCACTATCTGCAAGTCGTCAACGAGCGCACCGCGGAGGTTCGGTGGAAGGAGTTCGGCTACTACGGCACCTTTCCTCTGGTCCTGCTGGCTGCACTCTGGTTCCGGCGAGGATGGACCGTCCGATGGATGGGAGTCATCGCACTGGCAATATTAATGGGAGTGACAGGTCCAGGGTATGCCAATGCACAGGAAGCATCAAGCACCAAATCCGAAGCACCAAATTTGAATGAAATCCCAAATCATGCGAATGAAATCCCAAATCACAAATCACAAATCTCAAACAGAGGTTTGGAATTTGGTGCTTGGATTTTGGAGCTTGTCGAGAGTTGGTTCTTGACTCTCGACCAACAGGGTCGTTGGTACTTCGACCAAGGCGATTACTCCACGGCCGCGGAGCGATTCAACGATCCGATGTGGAAGGGGCTGGCCTACTATCGAAGCGGCGACTATGCGACGGCGCTGACGCAGTTTGCGCGCCTCGATACGCCGGAGGCGTTCTTTCTCATGGGCAATTGTTACGCTCGCATGAAGGAATTTCCGGCCGCCGTGGGAGCCTATGACCATGCACTCAAGGGACGTCCGGCGTTCCGAGAGGCGATCCAGAATCGCACGCTTGTTGCGTCGCTCATTCCCAAGAAGTCACACGATGATCAAGGGGAAGCGGATCCGAATCTCGATCCCGATGACATCAAGTTCGACAAGAAAGGCAAACGTGGCAAGTATGGAGCCGTGCCACAGGTGAAGGTCAAGCCCGAGCAAATGGCGGAGCTGTGGATGCGTAATCTCAAAGTCTCGCCGGCGGATTTTCTACGAGAGAAATTCCGCGTGCAGGCTGAGGAGTTGAAGCGTCCACAAGACAGGCTGTGA
- a CDS encoding VWA domain-containing protein, with the protein MLAFDVPWAFAALPLPLLVWRLLPPYREVSHAVRIPFFEEAAQAAGLKPAPGAVVIQSNWAQKILAPIAWGLIVTAAADPQWIEPPLERIESARDLMLAIDLSQSMEARDFVDAGGRRVDRLRAVKQVVDDFIRRRKGDRIGLIVFGQAAFPQAPLTMDHESVRLLLNEVRIGMAGPQTSIGDAIGVAIKMTEHSKSKERLLVLLTDGNDTASNLPPHKAAEIAKQRGITIHTIGIGDPRAQGEQRVDLNALRSIAAATGGRSFRGEDRHGLEGIYRTIDDTTPEKVTRSIYRPKRALFYYPLGAAIALLLGYHLVMMFLTWGQIPNHKHQVPTWMKISNHKKQVRI; encoded by the coding sequence ATGCTCGCGTTTGATGTCCCATGGGCCTTTGCCGCGCTCCCGCTGCCGTTGCTCGTGTGGCGGTTGTTACCGCCCTATCGTGAAGTCAGTCACGCCGTCCGTATTCCGTTTTTCGAAGAGGCTGCGCAGGCGGCGGGACTCAAGCCGGCGCCCGGCGCAGTCGTCATCCAGTCAAACTGGGCGCAGAAAATTCTTGCTCCGATCGCCTGGGGGCTCATCGTCACAGCTGCGGCTGACCCGCAGTGGATCGAGCCGCCTCTCGAACGAATTGAATCGGCGCGGGATCTGATGTTGGCCATTGATCTCTCCCAATCGATGGAAGCGCGTGACTTTGTCGATGCGGGCGGGCGCCGCGTGGATCGGCTGAGGGCGGTCAAGCAGGTCGTCGACGATTTCATCCGCCGGAGGAAAGGCGATCGGATCGGATTGATCGTGTTCGGCCAGGCGGCATTCCCGCAGGCGCCGCTCACCATGGACCACGAAAGCGTGCGGTTGTTGCTGAACGAAGTCAGGATCGGCATGGCCGGACCCCAGACCAGCATCGGCGACGCGATCGGTGTCGCGATCAAAATGACGGAGCATTCCAAATCGAAAGAACGGCTGCTGGTACTCCTCACAGACGGGAACGACACCGCCAGCAATCTGCCGCCACACAAGGCGGCGGAAATTGCCAAGCAGCGAGGCATCACCATCCACACGATCGGCATCGGCGACCCGCGAGCCCAAGGTGAACAGCGGGTTGATCTCAACGCGCTCAGGAGTATCGCTGCGGCAACAGGCGGTCGTTCATTCCGAGGAGAAGACCGGCATGGTCTGGAGGGGATTTACCGCACCATCGACGACACTACTCCGGAAAAGGTGACCCGTTCCATCTACAGGCCCAAAAGAGCGCTCTTCTACTATCCATTGGGGGCCGCAATCGCATTGCTGCTTGGCTACCATCTGGTGATGATGTTTTTGACATGGGGGCAAATTCCAAATCACAAGCACCAAGTTCCAACGTGGATGAAAATCTCAAATCACAAAAAACAAGTTCGGATATGA
- a CDS encoding four helix bundle protein, giving the protein MEERTFQFAKAVRIFVKTLPRNIWIIEDSKQLIRASGSVGANYREANEALSRKDFLMRIRISRKEAKESAYWLRLIRDTNEFERIDELNDLIREAEELTRILSSIALKSTL; this is encoded by the coding sequence CTGGAAGAGAGAACGTTCCAGTTCGCGAAGGCTGTGAGGATATTCGTCAAGACTTTGCCTAGGAACATTTGGATCATTGAAGACAGTAAACAGCTCATAAGGGCATCCGGTTCCGTCGGAGCCAACTACAGAGAAGCGAACGAAGCGCTGAGCCGGAAGGATTTCTTGATGAGAATCCGGATCAGCCGGAAGGAAGCCAAAGAAAGCGCCTATTGGCTGCGACTCATCCGTGATACGAACGAGTTCGAACGAATAGACGAACTGAATGATCTGATTCGCGAGGCTGAAGAACTAACCAGGATATTGTCCTCGATCGCGTTGAAATCGACCTTGTGA
- a CDS encoding DUF4381 domain-containing protein gives MRTTEQALSGLLEISLPPPVPYTPQTVGWVFLGLFLVTAISYGAWRWRRWWASNRYRRAAAAQLRTLEALLADPARRGDALAAIPPLVKQTALSFLPRPEIAGLSNNEWLVFLDRTYPPGGFARGPGRLLPRLAYGAPADLALIPISEVTDLLSLVRRWITHHHARV, from the coding sequence ATGAGGACGACTGAACAGGCCTTATCTGGTCTTCTGGAAATCTCCCTTCCTCCCCCGGTTCCTTACACACCCCAGACGGTCGGGTGGGTGTTTCTCGGCCTGTTTCTCGTGACGGCGATCTCTTATGGCGCATGGCGGTGGCGTCGATGGTGGGCCAGCAACCGGTATCGCCGGGCCGCCGCCGCCCAATTGCGGACGTTGGAGGCGTTGCTCGCTGATCCAGCCAGGCGAGGCGATGCGCTTGCGGCCATCCCGCCACTCGTGAAACAGACGGCGCTTTCATTTCTACCGCGACCGGAGATCGCCGGTCTCTCAAACAACGAATGGCTCGTCTTTCTGGACCGGACCTACCCACCCGGTGGCTTCGCACGGGGTCCCGGTCGGCTGCTTCCGCGATTGGCTTACGGCGCACCGGCGGATCTGGCCCTGATTCCGATCTCTGAGGTGACGGATCTCCTCTCCCTGGTGCGGCGCTGGATCACCCATCACCATGCTCGCGTTTGA